A section of the Ochotona princeps isolate mOchPri1 chromosome 19, mOchPri1.hap1, whole genome shotgun sequence genome encodes:
- the FABP6 gene encoding gastrotropin, with amino-acid sequence MAFNGKFEMESEKNYDEFMKLLGLSSDVIEKSRNVKIVTEIKQDGQDFTWSHHASGGQVMTNKFTIGKESEIQTFGGRKFKATVKMEGNKVVASFPNYQHTSEIVGDKLVEVASIGGVTFERVSKRLA; translated from the exons atggcctTCAACGGCAAGTTCGAGATGGAGAGTGAGAAGAACTATGACGAGTTCATGAAGCTCCTGG GGCTTTCCAGCGATGTGATAGAAAAGAGCCGCAACGTGAAAATCGTCACTGAGATAAAGCAAGACGGGCAGGACTTCACCTGGTCCCATCACGCATCTGGGGGACAAGTCATGACCAACAAGTTCACCATCGGCAAGGAAAGTGAAATACAGACCTTCGGGGGCAGGAAGTTCAAG GCCACCGTGAAGATGGAGGGCAACAAGGTGGTGGCGAGCTTTCCCAACTACCAGCACACCTCAGAGATCGTTGGGGACAAGCTGGTGGAG gtcgctaGCATTGGGGGCGTGACCTTCGAGCGTGTGAGCAAGCGCCTGGCCTGA